From Verrucomicrobia bacterium S94, the proteins below share one genomic window:
- the lhgO gene encoding L-2-hydroxyglutarate oxidase, giving the protein MAVKAVDYLVIGGGIIGVNMALHLKRRHPGASICVVDKEPELGRHGSGRNSGVLHAGFYYTANSLKARFTRDGNALLKDYIREHQLPLNECGKLVVAKDESELPTLDELHKRGLANGVELIKITEKEAREIEPRVKTCQYALWSPNTATGDPKPVMAQFRKDAAEMGIEFQCSEPFVKCDGNRVWTRTLEFDAGYVVNAAGLYADRVGHAFGFGKAYAILPFKGLYLKSNEPAGSFKTNIYPVPNLNNPFLGVHVTVTADGHHKIGPTAIPAFWREQYKRMENFKFGELCETTCLGTQLMMKADFDFRRLAREELRKYNRAHLVELSQSLATGLERSTLQKWGPSGIRAQLLNLKKKSLEMDFLFEGDEKSFHVLNAVSPGWTCSIPFTEYMVDEMEKMQG; this is encoded by the coding sequence ATGGCAGTAAAAGCGGTGGATTATCTGGTTATCGGTGGCGGCATCATCGGTGTGAATATGGCGCTTCATCTGAAGCGCAGGCATCCGGGAGCGTCGATCTGTGTGGTGGATAAAGAGCCGGAACTGGGCCGGCATGGTAGCGGGCGGAACAGTGGTGTGCTGCATGCCGGATTTTATTATACGGCCAACAGTCTGAAGGCGCGTTTTACCCGTGATGGAAATGCGTTGCTTAAGGACTATATACGCGAACATCAACTGCCGCTGAATGAATGCGGTAAGCTGGTGGTGGCTAAAGATGAATCGGAACTCCCGACGCTGGATGAGCTGCATAAGCGGGGGCTGGCCAATGGCGTGGAGCTGATCAAAATCACGGAAAAAGAGGCCCGGGAAATCGAACCGCGTGTGAAGACCTGTCAATATGCGCTGTGGAGTCCGAATACGGCAACGGGGGACCCGAAACCGGTGATGGCTCAGTTCCGGAAAGATGCTGCGGAAATGGGGATCGAGTTTCAATGTTCGGAGCCGTTTGTAAAATGTGATGGAAACCGGGTGTGGACCCGAACGCTGGAGTTTGACGCAGGCTATGTGGTGAATGCAGCGGGCCTCTATGCGGACCGGGTCGGTCACGCTTTCGGGTTCGGCAAAGCGTATGCGATTCTTCCGTTTAAAGGGCTTTATCTGAAATCGAATGAGCCGGCGGGAAGTTTTAAAACCAACATTTATCCGGTGCCGAACCTGAATAACCCTTTTCTCGGAGTGCATGTAACGGTGACGGCTGACGGGCATCATAAAATCGGTCCGACGGCGATTCCTGCTTTCTGGCGGGAGCAGTATAAAAGAATGGAGAACTTTAAGTTCGGGGAACTCTGCGAGACGACCTGCCTCGGTACACAGCTGATGATGAAAGCGGATTTTGATTTCCGTCGTCTTGCCCGCGAGGAACTGCGGAAATACAACCGGGCCCATCTGGTGGAGTTGTCTCAATCGCTTGCAACAGGTCTTGAACGTTCAACGTTACAGAAATGGGGGCCTTCGGGGATTCGGGCACAGCTGCTCAATCTGAAGAAAAAGAGTCTGGAAATGGATTTTCTGTTTGAGGGGGATGAAAAATCGTTCCATGTGCTCAATGCGGTTTCTCCGGGATGGACATGTTCCATTCCATTTACAGAATATATGGTCGACGAAATGGAAAAAATGCAGGGATAA
- the rfbF gene encoding glucose-1-phosphate cytidylyltransferase translates to MKAVILAGGYGTRISEESTVRPKPMVDIGPEPIIWHIMKTYAYYGITDFIVACGYKGNVIKEYFSKIFLSEADVTFDLANNTIEYHRSRVEPWRVTCVDTGLSSMTGGRLRRVREYLDDETFCMTYGDGVCNINIADEIEFHKKSGRKATMAAVQAPGRFGAFTLGPDQVEVKHFQEKPDGDGAWINGGYFVLEPEVIDYVDSDSVVWEREPLQQLALAGELNAYRHSDFWHPMDTLRDKHVLEELWASGRAPWKVWQD, encoded by the coding sequence ATGAAAGCTGTTATACTGGCGGGCGGCTATGGCACACGGATCAGTGAGGAAAGTACCGTGCGGCCGAAACCCATGGTGGATATCGGTCCGGAGCCGATTATCTGGCATATTATGAAAACCTATGCCTATTACGGTATTACTGACTTTATTGTGGCGTGTGGATATAAAGGAAATGTCATCAAAGAGTACTTTTCAAAGATTTTTCTGTCTGAGGCCGATGTTACCTTTGATCTGGCCAACAATACCATTGAATATCACCGTTCCCGCGTTGAGCCCTGGCGGGTCACCTGTGTTGATACCGGACTCAGCAGCATGACCGGCGGCCGTTTGCGGCGCGTTCGCGAATATCTTGATGACGAAACCTTCTGCATGACCTACGGAGACGGGGTTTGTAACATCAATATCGCTGACGAAATTGAATTTCATAAAAAATCGGGACGCAAAGCTACCATGGCCGCAGTGCAGGCTCCGGGGCGGTTCGGTGCGTTCACTCTGGGGCCGGATCAGGTTGAAGTGAAACATTTTCAGGAGAAACCCGACGGAGACGGAGCCTGGATTAACGGGGGGTATTTTGTGCTGGAACCGGAGGTGATCGATTATGTGGATTCCGACAGTGTGGTGTGGGAGCGGGAGCCGCTTCAGCAGCTGGCACTGGCGGGGGAGCTGAATGCCTATCGTCATTCCGATTTCTGGCACCCCATGGATACGCTGCGTGACAAGCATGTGCTCGAAGAGCTGTGGGCTTCCGGTAGAGCCCCTTGGAAAGTCTGGCAGGATTAA
- the rfbC gene encoding dTDP-4-dehydrorhamnose 3,5-epimerase, with translation MIFEPAPLKDAWIIKQKPIGDERGYFARAFCEKEFAAHGIPTGFVQVNTSFSKDAGTLRGLHWQIDPAPEPKFMRCTRGAIYDIMVDMRPDSPTYLQHFGIELTPENQTMVYVPAFFAHGFLTLEPDSQSLYMVGGYYTPECERGIRYNDPKLGIELPIEPTTVSEKDLSWPLL, from the coding sequence ATGATTTTTGAACCGGCCCCTCTGAAAGATGCCTGGATTATTAAACAGAAACCGATCGGTGATGAGCGGGGTTATTTTGCCCGCGCGTTCTGTGAGAAGGAATTTGCAGCGCATGGAATACCGACGGGGTTTGTGCAGGTGAACACGTCGTTCAGCAAAGATGCAGGGACTCTGCGGGGGCTGCATTGGCAGATCGATCCAGCGCCGGAACCGAAGTTCATGCGCTGTACCCGGGGGGCGATCTACGACATCATGGTGGATATGCGTCCTGATTCTCCGACCTATCTCCAGCACTTCGGAATTGAGCTGACGCCGGAAAATCAGACGATGGTTTATGTGCCGGCCTTTTTTGCCCATGGATTTCTTACATTGGAGCCTGACAGTCAGTCGCTCTATATGGTTGGCGGCTATTACACGCCGGAGTGCGAGCGCGGGATTCGTTATAATGATCCGAAACTGGGCATTGAACTGCCCATCGAGCCGACGACGGTCAGTGAAAAGGATTTAAGCTGGCCTCTGCTTTAG
- a CDS encoding redox-sensing transcriptional repressor Rex: protein MERKTAGVPTLKRLPLYLRLLRKMKERGEEYASGTVVAKELGLDPIVVRKDLAITGAVGRPRLGFPMDEIISAIEEFLGWSNTSDAFLIGVGSMGTALLGYKGFEQHGMRIVAAFDNNPAIIGTEVHGKTVLDIAKMPELARRMHVQIGILTVTASVAQGVADKMIEGGIRAIWNFTPTSLDVPDHVILQREELASSLAVLSHRLLVESSSI, encoded by the coding sequence ATGGAACGAAAAACCGCAGGCGTCCCCACGCTGAAACGCCTGCCGCTCTATTTACGGTTATTGCGGAAAATGAAAGAACGCGGGGAAGAGTATGCTTCCGGCACCGTGGTAGCCAAAGAATTGGGGCTCGATCCGATCGTAGTCCGCAAAGATCTGGCCATTACCGGAGCCGTCGGCCGCCCGCGGCTGGGCTTCCCCATGGACGAAATCATTTCCGCCATTGAAGAATTCCTGGGCTGGTCCAACACCTCCGATGCATTTCTGATCGGAGTCGGCAGTATGGGCACCGCACTCCTCGGTTATAAAGGATTTGAGCAGCACGGCATGCGTATCGTCGCCGCTTTCGACAACAACCCCGCCATTATCGGCACCGAAGTACACGGGAAAACGGTCCTTGATATTGCCAAAATGCCCGAACTCGCCCGACGCATGCATGTACAGATCGGAATCCTGACCGTCACCGCCTCGGTCGCTCAGGGCGTGGCCGATAAAATGATCGAAGGCGGCATCCGCGCCATCTGGAATTTCACCCCCACCAGTCTCGACGTTCCTGACCACGTCATTCTCCAGCGCGAAGAACTCGCCTCCTCCCTCGCGGTTCTCTCCCACCGCCTACTGGTTGAAAGCAGCAGCATCTGA
- the pflB gene encoding formate C-acetyltransferase, which yields MDKAWNGFQGTAWREKVDVRDFIQANYTPYEGDGSFLEPATEATSCLWTKVSELMKEELGKGILDADCDRPSTITSHDAGFIDRSLEKIVGLQTDKPLKRGIMPNGGRRMVEMGLDAYGYHFDDTVNEFYKKYRKTHNDGVFDAYTPEMRAARSAGIVTGLPDAYGRGRIIGDYRRAALYGVDFLIKDKLAQKAETDRVPMTEEVIREREELSEQLRALEELKVMAETYGFDISRPASTAQEAVQWTYLAYLAATKEQNGAAMSLGRVSTFLDIYIERDLANGVITETEAQEFIDHFVMKLRMIRFLRTPAYDELFSGDPTWVTESIGGMGVDGRPLCTKSSMRFLHTVYNLGPAPEPNLTVLWSEKLPENFKAFCAKVSIDTSTIQYENDDLMRPKFGDDYGIACCVSAMPIGKQMQFFGARCNLAKALLYAINGGVDDKSGKPVGPDFGKVESEYLDYDEVMEKFRKTQAWLAGLYLNTLNVIHYMHDKYAYERIQMALHDRKVHRTLAGGIAGLSVVADAFSAMKYAKVKVIRNEEGMAVDYKVEGEYPAFGNNDDRVDAIACELVEGFMAELRKHPTYRNAEPTMSILTITSNVVYGKKTGNTPDGRKAGEPFAPGANPMHGRDVKGSVASMASVAKLPYDDAEDGISYTFSIVPKALGKTDETRIRNLSGLIDGYFLETGQHINVNVFDREMLEDAMEKPELYPQLTIRVSGYAVNFTRLTREQQLDVINRTFHERM from the coding sequence ATGGACAAAGCGTGGAATGGGTTTCAGGGAACGGCCTGGAGAGAAAAGGTGGATGTTCGGGATTTTATTCAGGCGAACTATACGCCCTATGAAGGTGACGGTTCTTTTCTGGAACCGGCAACCGAGGCGACGTCCTGTCTTTGGACGAAGGTGTCCGAGTTGATGAAGGAGGAGCTGGGCAAGGGCATTCTTGATGCGGATTGCGATCGGCCTTCAACCATTACTTCGCATGATGCAGGCTTTATTGATCGGTCGTTGGAAAAGATTGTCGGCCTGCAGACCGACAAACCGCTGAAGCGCGGTATTATGCCGAACGGGGGCCGGCGGATGGTTGAGATGGGGCTTGATGCCTATGGGTATCATTTTGATGATACGGTCAATGAATTTTATAAGAAATACCGGAAAACACACAATGACGGTGTGTTCGATGCCTATACGCCGGAGATGCGCGCAGCGCGGTCTGCCGGCATTGTGACCGGATTGCCGGATGCCTACGGGCGGGGACGTATTATCGGCGATTACCGTCGTGCAGCTCTGTATGGAGTTGATTTTCTGATTAAAGACAAACTGGCCCAGAAAGCGGAAACCGATCGCGTGCCGATGACTGAAGAGGTGATCCGGGAACGTGAAGAGTTGTCGGAGCAGCTGCGTGCGCTGGAGGAACTCAAGGTGATGGCTGAAACGTATGGGTTTGACATTTCCCGCCCGGCATCAACTGCGCAGGAAGCCGTTCAGTGGACGTATCTGGCTTATCTGGCGGCAACCAAGGAGCAGAATGGTGCGGCGATGTCGCTCGGCCGTGTTTCGACTTTCCTGGACATCTACATTGAGCGAGATCTCGCGAACGGCGTTATTACGGAAACCGAAGCGCAGGAATTCATTGACCATTTTGTTATGAAACTCCGCATGATTCGTTTCCTCCGCACGCCGGCTTACGATGAGCTGTTTTCCGGTGATCCCACCTGGGTAACTGAATCCATCGGAGGAATGGGGGTTGACGGTCGTCCGCTCTGCACCAAAAGCAGTATGCGTTTTCTGCATACCGTCTATAATCTGGGGCCTGCGCCGGAGCCGAATCTGACGGTGCTGTGGTCCGAAAAGCTTCCGGAAAACTTTAAGGCGTTCTGTGCGAAAGTCTCCATCGATACCAGTACGATTCAGTATGAAAACGATGATCTTATGCGTCCGAAGTTCGGCGACGACTATGGAATCGCCTGCTGTGTTTCGGCCATGCCGATCGGTAAGCAGATGCAGTTTTTCGGGGCGCGGTGTAATCTGGCGAAGGCTCTGCTGTATGCGATCAACGGTGGTGTGGATGACAAAAGCGGAAAACCGGTGGGGCCGGATTTCGGAAAGGTTGAATCTGAATATCTCGATTATGATGAGGTGATGGAAAAATTCCGGAAAACCCAGGCGTGGCTTGCGGGGCTCTATCTCAATACTCTGAATGTTATTCATTATATGCACGACAAATATGCCTATGAGCGTATTCAGATGGCGTTGCATGACCGTAAGGTGCATCGTACACTTGCCGGCGGTATTGCCGGACTTTCGGTGGTTGCCGACGCATTTTCCGCCATGAAATATGCAAAGGTGAAAGTGATTCGCAACGAAGAGGGGATGGCTGTTGATTATAAAGTTGAGGGCGAATATCCGGCCTTTGGCAATAACGACGACCGCGTGGATGCTATCGCCTGTGAACTGGTTGAAGGTTTCATGGCCGAGCTGCGCAAACATCCGACCTACCGGAATGCTGAACCGACCATGTCGATTCTTACGATTACATCAAATGTGGTGTATGGCAAAAAAACCGGCAACACGCCGGACGGCCGGAAGGCCGGTGAACCGTTTGCTCCGGGGGCGAATCCGATGCACGGGCGTGATGTGAAGGGCTCGGTTGCATCCATGGCTTCCGTGGCCAAGCTGCCGTACGATGATGCGGAGGATGGAATCTCCTATACGTTTTCAATTGTTCCGAAGGCTCTGGGGAAAACGGATGAGACCCGGATCCGGAATCTGTCCGGCCTGATTGACGGCTATTTCCTGGAAACCGGACAGCATATCAATGTCAATGTTTTCGACCGTGAAATGCTTGAAGATGCCATGGAAAAGCCGGAGCTTTATCCGCAGCTTACGATTCGTGTTTCGGGATATGCCGTGAACTTTACGCGGTTGACGCGTGAGCAGCAGCTCGACGTGATCAACCGTACCTTTCACGAACGGATGTAA
- the pflA gene encoding pyruvate formate lyase-activating protein — protein sequence MTIEEARAVRGRISAFESCGTVDGPGLRTVVFMQGCPLRCLYCHNPETWEFGGGDEYTAGEVFDEISKYRNFWKSSGGGVTFSGGEPMSRPRFLEALLQLCRAEGIHTVVDTSGFTLITETVKRIVERTDLFLLDIKSVNANMHQIITGESNRNTMAFAEYLASVKKPVWMRYVIVPRLNDRVHCLEKLARWAKAQGNIERVELLPFHKMGEWKWKKYELPYRLSETWEPGAEEVEEYAGIFRAAGLMVE from the coding sequence ATGACGATTGAAGAAGCCAGAGCGGTCCGCGGCCGGATCAGTGCTTTTGAAAGCTGCGGAACAGTGGATGGTCCGGGATTGCGTACGGTGGTTTTTATGCAGGGTTGTCCGCTGCGCTGTCTCTACTGTCATAATCCCGAAACCTGGGAATTCGGCGGGGGCGATGAATATACCGCCGGCGAGGTTTTTGACGAAATCAGTAAATACCGCAATTTCTGGAAATCGTCCGGCGGGGGCGTGACCTTTTCCGGTGGAGAACCGATGAGTCGTCCGCGGTTTCTTGAAGCGCTGCTGCAGCTTTGCCGGGCAGAGGGTATTCATACGGTGGTGGACACCAGCGGGTTTACGCTGATCACGGAGACCGTAAAACGGATTGTTGAGCGGACGGATCTGTTTCTGCTGGATATCAAAAGTGTGAATGCCAACATGCATCAGATCATTACCGGTGAATCCAACAGAAACACCATGGCCTTTGCGGAATATCTGGCATCGGTGAAGAAGCCGGTCTGGATGCGCTATGTTATTGTGCCGCGCCTGAACGACCGGGTTCACTGCCTGGAAAAACTGGCGCGGTGGGCGAAGGCGCAGGGGAATATCGAGCGGGTTGAACTGCTCCCGTTTCATAAAATGGGGGAATGGAAATGGAAAAAATATGAACTGCCTTACCGACTCTCTGAAACCTGGGAGCCGGGCGCGGAAGAGGTGGAAGAGTATGCCGGTATTTTCCGGGCTGCGGGGCTGATGGTCGAATAG
- a CDS encoding 4Fe-4S dicluster domain-containing protein translates to MFHDNKANRLRKEILARVARAFFAEQPDDTLNRIPISMRPKEAKDSSRCCIYKDRAVVKYRTMAALGYSVENETDELKPISAYFEDALQRPKAAAPVLTVIDVACSACVTTQYSATNACKGCLARSCETVCPKGAIEPREGKAWINPAKCVNCGLCMKACPYHAIIRIPIPCEEACPVGAITKDPDTGRETIDHTRCTYCGKCLRECPFAAITDLSQMIDVLKTLGSRYTVAMIAPSIAGQLPGTLPQLITALKAIGFADVVEVAVGADETAVHESAEWKEKTGSGDRFMTTSCCPAYIETVEKHLPDLKPFVSNTPTPMAYTAAAVRKINPDAVTVFIGPCIAKRVEAQKNDTVDFVLTFEELGAILVGAGIDVQECQEAPAKIAPSREGRGFAASRGVTAAVQAALPNGTPIDPVQIDGIDKKSIRQMQQWATGSCPGNFVEVMSCEGGCIAGPGTIGNPRIAHKTLRRLCDESTPLTPNGTACLISI, encoded by the coding sequence ATGTTTCATGACAACAAGGCCAACCGCCTCCGCAAAGAAATTCTGGCCCGGGTTGCCCGCGCCTTCTTTGCTGAACAGCCCGATGATACGCTGAACCGTATCCCGATCAGTATGCGGCCGAAAGAGGCAAAGGACTCTTCGCGCTGCTGCATCTATAAAGACCGCGCCGTCGTGAAATACCGAACCATGGCCGCCCTGGGCTACAGTGTGGAAAATGAAACCGATGAACTGAAACCGATCAGCGCCTATTTTGAAGATGCGCTCCAGCGGCCGAAAGCGGCCGCCCCGGTTCTGACGGTCATAGATGTGGCCTGCAGCGCCTGCGTAACCACACAGTATTCCGCAACCAACGCATGCAAAGGATGCCTTGCGCGCTCCTGCGAAACCGTCTGTCCCAAAGGGGCCATCGAACCCCGCGAAGGAAAAGCCTGGATCAATCCCGCAAAATGTGTGAACTGCGGCCTTTGCATGAAGGCCTGTCCTTACCATGCCATTATCCGCATCCCCATTCCGTGCGAAGAAGCCTGTCCTGTCGGTGCCATCACCAAAGATCCGGATACCGGCCGCGAGACCATCGACCATACCCGGTGCACCTATTGCGGAAAATGCCTGCGCGAATGCCCCTTTGCCGCCATCACCGATCTTTCCCAGATGATTGATGTGCTGAAGACACTGGGGAGCAGATATACCGTTGCCATGATCGCTCCGTCTATTGCCGGCCAGCTTCCCGGCACCCTTCCTCAACTCATTACCGCCCTGAAAGCCATCGGATTCGCCGACGTAGTCGAAGTGGCTGTCGGAGCCGATGAAACAGCAGTGCATGAAAGTGCTGAATGGAAGGAAAAAACCGGCAGCGGCGACCGGTTCATGACCACCTCCTGCTGTCCTGCCTATATTGAAACCGTGGAAAAACATCTTCCGGACCTTAAACCGTTTGTCTCGAACACCCCTACTCCGATGGCCTACACCGCTGCCGCCGTTCGGAAAATAAATCCGGATGCAGTAACGGTTTTCATCGGTCCATGCATCGCCAAACGCGTTGAAGCACAAAAAAATGACACGGTTGATTTTGTCCTCACGTTTGAGGAGCTCGGCGCCATTCTGGTAGGGGCGGGAATCGATGTACAGGAATGCCAGGAAGCACCTGCAAAGATCGCCCCCTCCCGCGAAGGACGCGGTTTTGCAGCCAGCCGGGGCGTGACAGCGGCCGTCCAGGCGGCATTACCGAACGGCACGCCCATCGATCCGGTTCAGATTGACGGGATCGATAAAAAGAGCATTCGCCAAATGCAGCAATGGGCAACAGGCTCATGCCCCGGAAACTTTGTTGAAGTCATGTCATGCGAAGGCGGCTGCATTGCAGGCCCCGGAACAATCGGAAACCCGCGAATCGCCCACAAAACACTCCGCAGACTGTGCGATGAAAGCACCCCTTTAACTCCGAACGGAACAGCATGCTTAATTTCGATATAA
- a CDS encoding serine/threonine protein phosphatase → MKNLFKELEFHQVRKASEHTAGDAFMVKKDPENHRLLAVLSDGLGSGVKANILANMTASMAIKFADSYTDFVHYAKVIMNSLPVCRVRRIAYATFTVIDCRRNGSVQIVEQGNPPFILLRNGNPVEIPFREFGSDQNDYRTLRVSRFTAQPEDRIIFFSDGVTEAGMGTPTHPLGWRSRGCAAFSRERIQHDSSMSARRLARAIVQAALQHEPDRKAYDDITCGVLYFRTPRRTLLASGPPFSEQKDREYAETIRRFDGTKIISGGTSAEIVARELNREIHTDLFRFKRASLPPVSELEGIDLVTEGILTLTEVLNLLEGKKKSIGKNAATLLKEQLLNSDIIHLLVGTRINQAHQDPSLPMELEIRRSLLRRIATVLEENYLKEVTLEFI, encoded by the coding sequence ATGAAGAATTTATTCAAAGAACTGGAATTTCATCAGGTCCGCAAAGCCTCGGAACATACCGCCGGCGACGCATTCATGGTGAAGAAAGATCCGGAAAACCACCGCCTGCTGGCGGTGCTTTCCGACGGACTCGGCAGCGGCGTAAAAGCAAACATCCTGGCCAATATGACAGCCAGTATGGCCATCAAATTCGCCGATTCCTATACCGATTTCGTTCACTACGCCAAAGTGATTATGAACTCGCTGCCGGTCTGTCGGGTCCGTCGGATTGCCTATGCCACATTCACCGTCATCGACTGCCGCCGGAACGGCTCCGTACAGATTGTTGAACAAGGCAATCCGCCCTTCATCCTGCTGCGAAACGGCAACCCGGTTGAAATTCCCTTCCGTGAATTCGGGAGTGATCAGAATGATTACCGTACGTTGCGTGTAAGCCGTTTTACAGCACAGCCGGAAGACCGCATCATTTTTTTCAGCGACGGCGTAACCGAAGCCGGCATGGGCACCCCGACCCACCCACTGGGCTGGCGCAGCCGGGGCTGTGCCGCCTTCTCCAGGGAACGGATTCAGCACGACTCCTCCATGTCCGCACGCCGGCTTGCCCGTGCCATTGTACAGGCCGCCCTCCAGCATGAACCCGACAGGAAAGCCTATGATGACATTACCTGCGGCGTACTCTATTTCCGAACTCCGCGCAGAACCCTGCTGGCATCCGGCCCCCCTTTTTCAGAACAAAAAGATCGGGAATATGCCGAAACCATCCGTCGGTTCGACGGAACCAAAATCATCAGCGGCGGCACATCCGCCGAAATTGTCGCCCGCGAACTGAACCGGGAAATTCATACCGACCTTTTCCGCTTCAAACGAGCCTCTCTGCCGCCGGTTTCAGAGCTGGAAGGTATCGATCTGGTAACCGAAGGGATTCTGACTCTCACCGAAGTACTGAACCTGCTGGAAGGCAAAAAAAAATCAATCGGAAAAAATGCCGCCACACTGCTGAAAGAACAGCTGCTGAATTCCGATATCATCCATCTGCTCGTCGGCACACGGATCAATCAGGCCCATCAGGATCCCAGTCTGCCGATGGAACTGGAAATCCGGCGCAGTCTGTTGCGGCGTATAGCAACCGTATTGGAAGAGAATTATCTGAAAGAAGTTACCCTGGAGTTTATATGA
- a CDS encoding 4Fe-4S dicluster domain-containing protein → MNRKYPIYTEETDCRDCYKCVRHCPVKAIKIENGHAEVIPERCIACGLCVHTCPAGAKKVRNDLTRAKNLLQRKSKVIASLAPSYAGEWPDTAPEAIVGALKQLGFYAVSETALGAEAVTRSLAESLNHARPGLHISTACPVVVDLIRKYRPEFTGCLSPLLSPMQAHARYLKEHYGPDTAVVFIGPCIAKKCESDEFSGLTDIALTFSELAEWLDECGIIPAESAPAAFEPQEAKHGALYPLAGGMNKTLEDYPLPQTELLAMNGLEAVIQTLENLDTESLGTPVFLEALACPGGCIGGPQTKARQTLLAGELAIRRNACPQRPSAPARAIAHSFSPVPPTTDRLTEAELRSALERVGKYKPTDELNCGGCGYETCRTFAEALFYETAEPDMCLSYLRKQAQKKANALLRCMPSGVVIVDDTLRVIECNENFARLAGEETLLAYEARPGLEGADLRKILPFAPLFSEVNRSGREYHSDTLRFDERLLKISIFPIETGKSVGATLLDVTQTEYRRELIARKAREVIDKNMAAVQDIACKLGEHMADTEILLRSIAEDYAETPEQHS, encoded by the coding sequence ATGAACCGAAAATATCCCATCTACACCGAAGAAACCGACTGCCGCGACTGCTACAAATGCGTGCGTCACTGCCCGGTCAAAGCCATTAAAATCGAAAACGGCCACGCGGAAGTCATTCCGGAGCGCTGCATTGCCTGCGGCCTCTGTGTGCATACCTGTCCGGCGGGAGCTAAAAAGGTTCGGAACGACCTCACACGAGCCAAAAACCTGCTGCAGCGAAAAAGTAAAGTCATCGCCTCACTCGCCCCGTCCTATGCGGGTGAATGGCCGGATACAGCACCTGAAGCGATCGTCGGCGCCCTCAAACAGCTCGGTTTTTATGCCGTCAGCGAAACGGCACTCGGCGCCGAAGCGGTAACCCGCTCGCTTGCGGAATCACTGAACCACGCCCGTCCGGGCTTACATATTTCCACGGCCTGCCCGGTCGTCGTGGACCTCATCCGCAAATACCGCCCCGAATTTACCGGCTGCCTTTCCCCCTTACTCAGCCCCATGCAGGCACACGCCCGGTACCTGAAAGAACATTATGGCCCGGATACCGCCGTGGTGTTCATCGGCCCATGTATTGCCAAAAAGTGCGAAAGTGACGAATTCAGCGGACTCACTGATATTGCACTGACCTTCAGCGAACTTGCCGAATGGCTGGATGAATGCGGTATTATTCCGGCCGAATCAGCCCCGGCAGCTTTCGAGCCGCAAGAGGCAAAACACGGCGCGCTCTATCCGCTGGCCGGCGGAATGAATAAAACGCTGGAGGACTATCCACTTCCCCAAACCGAACTGCTGGCCATGAACGGTCTTGAAGCCGTTATCCAGACTCTGGAAAACCTGGATACAGAATCACTTGGAACTCCGGTTTTCCTTGAGGCCCTGGCCTGCCCCGGCGGATGCATCGGCGGTCCCCAGACGAAGGCCCGCCAGACCCTGCTCGCCGGAGAACTCGCCATCCGCCGCAACGCCTGCCCCCAACGGCCTTCCGCCCCCGCTCGAGCTATTGCCCACTCCTTCTCCCCCGTCCCGCCGACGACGGACCGCTTAACAGAAGCCGAACTGCGTTCGGCACTGGAACGGGTCGGAAAATATAAACCGACGGACGAACTGAACTGTGGCGGATGCGGCTATGAAACCTGCCGTACATTTGCCGAAGCCCTCTTTTATGAAACAGCCGAGCCCGACATGTGTCTGTCCTACCTTCGGAAACAGGCGCAGAAAAAAGCCAATGCTCTGCTCCGTTGTATGCCCTCGGGCGTGGTGATTGTGGACGATACCCTCCGGGTGATTGAGTGCAATGAAAACTTTGCCCGACTGGCCGGAGAGGAAACACTGCTGGCTTACGAAGCCCGGCCGGGACTTGAGGGTGCCGACCTGCGAAAAATTCTGCCTTTCGCACCGTTGTTCAGCGAAGTAAACCGGAGTGGTCGGGAATACCATTCCGACACTCTTCGCTTTGATGAGCGCCTCCTTAAAATAAGCATCTTTCCCATTGAAACCGGAAAATCCGTCGGGGCCACGCTGCTGGATGTTACTCAGACAGAATACCGACGGGAGCTGATCGCCCGGAAAGCGCGCGAAGTGATTGATAAGAACATGGCTGCCGTGCAGGACATTGCCTGCAAACTCGGTGAACATATGGCAGACACGGAAATTCTTCTGCGCTCGATTGCCGAAGATTATGCCGAAACACCGGAACAGCATTCATAA